One part of the Ornithodoros turicata isolate Travis chromosome 2, ASM3712646v1, whole genome shotgun sequence genome encodes these proteins:
- the LOC135384988 gene encoding uncharacterized protein LOC135384988: MVSAYRTRRLLRLQSCTLFSMPSSTLPTEQHLPGGLIAGGWSIFSDSKSGLQALRAPVTSSGLVVIVYVIILSYNAAVAKGHTIESQWVSGHIGITGNDAADREAHDAHQRGPTQKIYFTSEDTKRMLCVIQRRSVRSQWSNSAEPTSLLSRIDPDLSYRISPRMSRSLAALLHRLRLNVPLANAFLFKICAHPSSLCSTCGVRDDSEHIFFSNVRDFELRVCNFRDPWTVLIADPSTS; this comes from the coding sequence ATGGTGAGCGCGTATCGCACCAGACGTCTTCTACGGCTGCAGAGCTGTACGCTGTTCTCAATGCCGTCCAGTACATTGCCGACCGAGCAACACCtgccagggggcttaatcgctggTGGCTGGTCAATCTTTTCTGATTCTAAGAGTGGCCTTCAAGCACTACGCGCACCTGTGACCTCCAGTGGCCTTGTGGTCATAGTGTACGTCATCATCTTATCGTACAATGCCGCTGTCGCAAAAGGGCACACAATCGAGTCCCAGTGGGTCTCCGGTCACATCGGCATTACTGGGAATGATGCTGCTGACAGAGAGGCACATGATGCTCACCAACGAGGTCCTACGCAAAAGATATATTTCACCTCTGAGGATACGAAACGTATGCTGTGCGTCATCCAGCGGCGTTCAGTTCGGAGTCAGTGGTCCAATTCCGCAGAGCCGACGTCGCTGCTGAGCAGAATTGACCCGGACCTCTCTTACCGAATCTCTCCGCGGATGTCCCGGTCACTCGCAGCTTTGCTTCACAGACTCCGACTCAATGTCCCATTGGCCAACGCATTTCTGTTCAAGATATGCGCCCATCCTTCGTCGTTGTGTTCAACGTGTGGTGTGCGTGACGATTCGGAACATATATTCTTCTCGAATGTGCGCGATTTCGAACTGCGCGTTTGCAACTTCAGAGATCCCTGGACCGTCTTGATAGCCGACCCTtcgacgtcgtga